AATATAATCTTGAAATAGTAATTTCCAGAAATTCTTTTCTAAAGGGAGTATAGGAAGGTAAGCAATGAACGTTAGCGAGATTATGTCAGAAGAGCCTGTGAGCATCAAAGAGGAGGACTTTGTTACTCATGCCCGTCAGCTGATGCGAAACCACCTTCTTCGAAGCCTCGTTGTTATTGACGAAGAGAACAGGCTTGTTGGAATGTTGAACGACCAGGATATCTTGAGGGTTACATCTACACGCTCAAATATCACAGTAGGGGGGTATGCAAGCCAGTCTCCTACAATCACCCCAGATATGGATATCATGAAGGCTGCAAAGTTAATGGTAGAATCAAAGCAAAATAGAGTTCCGGTTGTTAAGTCAACTACGGACCGCACCGTTATTGGAATTCTCAGCAGTGTGGATATTCTTAGAAATGTGGAAGTCCCAAAAAATGTTCCCAGGACACTGGAGGCTATAATGACAAAAAAAGTCAAAACCTGTTCGCCAGAGGACAAAGTTAACACGGTTTGGGGGCATATGCTTGAGACAGATTATACGGGTATTCCTGTTGTCTCAAAGAAGGGCGAGCCCATTGGAATGATAACCAGAAGGGACATAATCAAATCAGGTGCAGTCCGTATTGAAGTTGAAGACGAAAGACGTACAAGGCCTAATGACAGCCCGAAAGTTGAGAGGGTAATGTCAACTCCTACCTATACACTTTCTGAAAATGACTCAGTCCAGAGTGCAATTGAGATGATTGTTCGCTATGATATCGGAAGAGTTACCATAGTAAATGAAAAGGGTAGAGTTTCCGGAATCGTTGATAGACAGGATCTTCTGGAATCTATTGTCAATGTATGGCCCGAAAAACTCCTCGATAATCGCTTTTGAAAGAAATTATATGGGATATCTTTGGTGAAGATATAGCGACTAACTGAAGGCAACAACTGACAGAGAATTAACCTGAGAAGCAGTTGCGTATTTTCACGCAAAAAGATTATAACATCAAAGATCATCATTAATAATAATTATAAATTCACAAATAAAGGAAACTTCTAGGAAAGATTCGGGAGAAATTGCTTTCAGGTTTTATTTTTTCCAGGAGCAAACCCGTGCCTGCTAAAAATTGAACTGTGGACTTCAGGTAAATTTCTGCAAGACAGAAAGAAAAAGAAACGGAATATGAAAAAAGCAATTAACTGTAACTCGAATTCGGTGATCCTATTGAACAGAAATAATACATTTTCGTCCGTCGATAAGATGAAAGTTCAGCCAGGTGTGAGCAAGTCCAAGAAAGCGCAGCACAAAGACCCGCATACGATTAGCAGCATGGGCACTATGCGAATAGGTCCTGAGTTTAAATCCCGTATTTCAGAACATGAGGGAAAGATCCTGGCCCTGGCAACAAGAAATGTAGTAACCCTCCCTCCTACCGCAACAATCATGGAAGCAATCAGAATTATGACTGAGAGGAGGTTCCGGCGCATTCCTATTACAGACGCCGGAACGAGAAGACTGGAAGGGGTGGTTACTTCCGTGGACATTATCGATTTTCTGGGGGGTGGCAAAAAGAACCTGCTTGTTGAGAATCGCTTTAAAGGTAACCTTCTGGCTGCAATCAATGCCGAAGTAAGGCAAATAATGGAAACTGATATTCCTTATCTCAATGACCAGGCCGACTTTAAAGATGCAGTCTCAATGATGCTCGAAAGAAGGACAGGCGGACTGCCAATTGTGAATAATAACATGCAGGTTGTTGCAATCTTTACCGAAAGGAATGCAATTGAGCTGATGGGCGGGCTTGTGACAAATCGGACTGTTGATGAGTACATGACCGAGAATGTCAAGATGGTATCAACCGATACACCTATTGGTCAGGCAGCAAGAGTAATGGTAAATAACAGACTCCGAAGGCTTCCTGTAGTTAAGGATGGGATCTTTGCGGGAATTGTCACTGCCTCTGATATTGTCCATTTCCTTGGCAGAGGAGATGCTTTCACCAAATTGACAACAGGAAATATTCATGAAGCACTTGACCAGCCTGTAGGATCTATCGT
This region of Methanosarcina flavescens genomic DNA includes:
- a CDS encoding CBS domain-containing protein, with the translated sequence MNVSEIMSEEPVSIKEEDFVTHARQLMRNHLLRSLVVIDEENRLVGMLNDQDILRVTSTRSNITVGGYASQSPTITPDMDIMKAAKLMVESKQNRVPVVKSTTDRTVIGILSSVDILRNVEVPKNVPRTLEAIMTKKVKTCSPEDKVNTVWGHMLETDYTGIPVVSKKGEPIGMITRRDIIKSGAVRIEVEDERRTRPNDSPKVERVMSTPTYTLSENDSVQSAIEMIVRYDIGRVTIVNEKGRVSGIVDRQDLLESIVNVWPEKLLDNRF
- a CDS encoding CBS domain-containing protein, whose product is MILLNRNNTFSSVDKMKVQPGVSKSKKAQHKDPHTISSMGTMRIGPEFKSRISEHEGKILALATRNVVTLPPTATIMEAIRIMTERRFRRIPITDAGTRRLEGVVTSVDIIDFLGGGKKNLLVENRFKGNLLAAINAEVRQIMETDIPYLNDQADFKDAVSMMLERRTGGLPIVNNNMQVVAIFTERNAIELMGGLVTNRTVDEYMTENVKMVSTDTPIGQAARVMVNNRLRRLPVVKDGIFAGIVTASDIVHFLGRGDAFTKLTTGNIHEALDQPVGSIVSKELIWTGPGTDLGKAMEIMLEKKIGSLPVLEDGVLRGIITERDFLRSLE